In the genome of Pristis pectinata isolate sPriPec2 chromosome 10, sPriPec2.1.pri, whole genome shotgun sequence, one region contains:
- the mpg gene encoding DNA-3-methyladenine glycosylase — MAGRRSFPSAAMQDPGLRRVLVEMASRKRRLLPTASPGRCRRRGPTSELQAAAGKLEDGAVAGPREDGAACAESWPREDDAAAGPREDGAAAGPRGECAACTERLHAGSPHPNRLLWDFFSRPCVALAREFLGQVMARRLADGTELRGRIVETEAYLGGEDQASHSRGGRRSLSNAAMFMSPGTLYVYQIYGVYFCLNVSSQGDGAAVLVRSLEPLQGLDAMRGLRSKRRRAGGKPLKDHQLCNGPSKLCQALDITKSFDQEHLATVKELWMERGPEVIAGTDIVSTSRIGIGYAGEWVSKPLRFYIKGNKCVSITDRKAETMND, encoded by the coding sequence ATGGCGGGCAGGCGGAGCTTCCCCTCCGCAGCCATGCAGGATCCCGGGCTGCGGCGGGTTCTGGTCGAAATGGCATCAAGGAAAAGGAGGCTGCTGCCCACCGCAAGCCCGGGTAGGTGCAGGAGGCGCGGGCCGACCAGCGAGCTGCAGGCGGCTGCAGGAAAGCTGGAGGACGGTGCGGTCGCCGGGCCCCGGGAGGACGGTGCGGCTTGCGCCGAGTCCTGGCCCCGGGAAGACGATGCGGCCGCCGGGCCTCGGGAGGACGGTGCGGCCGCCGGGCCCCGGGGGGAATGTGCGGCCTGCACCGAGCGTCTCCACGCTGGCTCGCCGCATCCTAACAGGCTTCTCTGGGACTTCTTCAGCCGGCCTTGCGTGGCTTTGGCCCGGGAGTTCCTGGGCCAGGTGATGGCGCGGAGGCTGGCCGACGGTACCGAGCTGAGGGGCAGGATTGTGGAGACCGAAGCCTACCTGGGCGGGGAGGACCAGGCCTCGCACTCCCGCGGCGGCAGGCGGAGCCTCAGCAACGCGGCGATGTTCATGAGCCCAGGCACGCTGTACGTCTACCAGATCTATGGCGTTTACTTCTGCCTGAACGTGTCCAGCCAGGGCGATGGCGCGGCCGTGCTGGTGCGCTCGCTGGAGCCTCTGCAGGGACTCGATGCAATGAGGGGGCTCCGCAGCAAACGGAGGAGAGCAGGGGGCAAGCCCCTCAAAGACCACCAACTGTGTAACGGCCCCTCGAAACTGTGCCAAGCGCTGGACATCACCAAGAGCTTTGACCAGGAGCACTTGGCCACGGTCAAGGAACTCTGGATGGAACGGGGTCCCGAAGTCATTGCTGGGACAGATATTGTTTCCACCAGCCGCATTGGTATAGGTTATGCAGGGGAGTGGGTTAGCAAACCTCTCAGGTTTTACATAAAAGGCAACAAGTGTGTGAGCATTACAGATAGGAAAGCAGAGACGATGAACGACTAG